The Solenopsis invicta isolate M01_SB chromosome 12, UNIL_Sinv_3.0, whole genome shotgun sequence genome window below encodes:
- the LOC105202718 gene encoding mediator of RNA polymerase II transcription subunit 13-like isoform X4: MTHPSHQTNGASLEDCHTNFFALTSLCGIKWRKLVWGEVAGGFGGTPLEDPVLSSFSRCLAGDILCVWRRVAATPATSGPATAGASSAPMFSDMSIAPSPAPPPLSLTAAKELWIFWYGEEPDLSGLVSPELIACESEQGSWESGLSYECRSLLFKALHNLIERCLLSRDFVRLGKWFVQPYNGYEKHRCSSSHLSFSFAFFVHGESTVCASVDVRQHPAVRHLTKTCLQRTQTSQSGVKVILAPYGLAGTLTGQVSRMDSQLLEEWKHFYPISTGSNPETGLPPLVEVLVGGVRMRYPSCYVLVTDMDDTPPETPLSPPSSPVTCERPLLMQQELSAATELPERVWAECTLSSPVSASKTESSMEPGTWTFVEPTQKSSCTCSCSKSVLSRTEAPSTPPGGPPSYSRGPPTGGDCLPVPSVGSPGSPAPSPLLTPHSEPASVPPAEPTMPTLSPQPPPSHTNTAPPLTPSQGPKSISSACNNQVHSPSVPGPILKRPILVSREYEGALLEDEQPLSELYNYSLQEAWLNHPVKRFKAMNISNPPINRSNVLYPPMKSQALQSQAPKLEIKQEPVEAGECIGRRTDPYEFDATGEENGTNVDGLRRQRDDPSKPGSLFTSEGLQPSYKDLDQIFDNSDPDTSSDETNLNQLQIQTPPGSNKSGGLHEETRVDGANKNNNRGVTVLRPEELSKMFPTPPSLEHNPVASPCQLSDPLMDQTELLMPSRPLRHLPDIYPNMGSPQEEPIDDWSYVFKPAAISKMVGSSKYAPLTNLPSQSLPSITLPSHCVYRPSWQCNPASTNQADKPLPPTRPGSVQQQQQQQQQQQQQPQQQQQQQQQQQQQQQPCPQSPAPPYRSNTLPGRPPPPPYDQPSPATSTTSSYLNKNLNSIEADTPGPARAPESNSLVVNILLGDTALNIFRDHNFDSCSLCVCNAGPKVVGNIKGADAGVYLSNSWVSSGLFQDDDQIRCSCGFSAVVNRRLAHRAGLFYEDEMEITGVAEDPAEKKKGSLTSVACPGAKATSEGLDTIPPNVLELLREQCLIVQSSASSLYRAARICATVKSYPTLTPTVNTLEFNDGNEVCVAALDQGKLDGAHNERAARVNGVHRWVFLRARGPQCSGDIVRMMRSLQPLLQDAVQKKCTTRMWEAPYTVAGPLTWRQFHRLAGRGTDDRCEPQPIPALVVGYDRDWLSLSPYAVCFWEKLSLEPFAGPRDVAYVVVAPDSDCIVSRVKSFFRELSCTYEICRLGRHTPISKQLRDGILRVGKSTVQKLAKQPIDDWFKFLGENHIGELLRLYAQVCNHRLAPYLTQVIQDRSLLDSSDSQPANKQQQQQSATIPVPDTMPATPDVLTTKPESVEGENPRSETPSSSTATNNQSTTNTAGNTTPTSQTTSNTTPITTTTGPDEEEIEPPAIVVYFVEPFSLGGTEDPDRRRLAILALLRAYSTAINSMPENMRSNIHVQLISLESIMELGRARERRKIQDEMRALALNVFLQGRRLLNHNSTVKSLTGFGTAAAADLFLKSKDERNRAPYRLYAPAFVLAPLRAKSEAPESFGMPRPEECAVLYLSYCLSEDQSWLLAAATDDRGEIFETATINIDIPNRKRRKRASARRIGLQKLMDFILGVMSQGVQPWRLVVGRVGRIGHGELKGWSWLLSRKALLKASKHLKEICGQCSLLYPSAAPCVLSACLVSLEPDSTLRLMADQFTPDERFSQASVNCQLSTPQDVTCTHILVFPTSATTQSSQTAFQEQHNVPELGDDELFSALNDDMPEGMEGMGDFNDIFNVWPEPGAGGGQSPSGSPHRPEGSPHGGDGGGSGLGNHDGPGSPFPCSNTPRIATTEQAEEVGTLLQQPLALQPLALGYLVSTAPTGRMPPWFWAACPHLENVCPVFLKNALHLHSPAIQQNSDDLLQQQNAPTAHPLDSQYTTDVLRYVLEGYNALSWLALDANTKDRLSCLPVHVQALMHLYHATAALV; encoded by the exons ACATCCCTCTGCGGAATTAAATGGAGGAAGCTCGTGTGGGGCGAGGTGGCCGGTGGCTTCGGCGGCACGCCCCTCGAAGACCCGGTGCTGTCGAGTTTTTCGCGATGTTTAGCTGGTGACATTCTGTGCGTGTGGCGACGAGTGGCCGCCACGCCGGCCACCTCCGGTCCGGCGACGGCCGGTGCCTCCTCGGCGCCCATGTTCAGCGACATGAGCATCGCGCCCTCGCCTGCGCCTCCGCCGCTCTCCCTCACCGCCGCCAAGGAACTCTGGATCTTCTGGTACGGCGAGGAACCCGATCTCTCCGGCCTGGTATCGCCGGAGCTCATCGCTTGCG AAAGCGAGCAGGGTTCTTGGGAAAGCGGATTGTCGTACGAATGCCGGTCACTTCTTTTCAAGGCTCTGCATAACTTGATTGAACGGTGTTTGCTATCCCGTGACTTCGTTCGCTTAGGAAAGTGGTTTGTGCAACCTTACAATGGCTACGAGAAACACCGTTGTAGCAG CAGCCATCTGTCCTTCTCGTTTGCATTCTTCGTTCACGGAGAAAGCACTGTGTGCGCGAGTGTGGACGTCAGGCAGCATCCTGCGGTGCGACATCTTACAAAGACGTGTCTACAACGTACCCAGACCTCCCAATCCGGCGTTAAGG TGATCCTAGCTCCTTACGGACTAGCGGGCACATTAACGGGTCAGGTGAGCCGTATGGACAGTCAACTTCTCGAAGAATGGAAACACTTCTATCCGATCAGTACCGGCAGTAATCCAGAGACCGGGCTTCCACCCCTCGTGGAGGTCCTCGTCGGTGGCGTGCGCATGCGTTATCCTTCTTGTTACGTCTTGGTTACGGATATGGATGATACGCCACCCGAAACTCCTCTCTCGCCGCCAAGTAGCCCCGTCACTTGCGAACGGCCCCTCTTGATGCAACAGGAACTGAGCGCAGCTACCGAATTGCCGGAACGCGTGTGGGCGGAATGTACTTTGAGTTCACCAGTGTCTGCTTCCAAGACGGAATCTTCCATGGAACCTGGAACCTGGACGTTCGTGGAACCGACGCAAAAGTCTTCCTGTACCTGTTCATGTTCGAA GTCGGTACTGAGTAGAACGGAAGCACCCAGTACACCACCGGGCGGTCCACCTTCCTACTCGCGCGGACCACCAACGGGAGGAGATTGCTTACCAGTGCCGTCGGTCGGCTCGCCAGGTTCCCCAGCACCATCGCCTCTTCTGACTCCGCACTCCGAGCCGGCATCGGTCCCGCCCGCGGAACCTACGATGCCAACTCTCAGCCCGCAACCTCCACCAAGCCACACGAACACTGCCCCACCCCTAACCCCGTCGCAAGGGCCCAAGTCTATTTCTTCCGCGTGCAACAACCAGGTGCACAGTCCGTCGGTTCCCGGACCGATATTAAAACGACCAATTTTGGTATCCCGAGAGTACGAGGGTGCTCTTTTGGAGGACGAGCAACCGTTATCCGAGCTCTATAATTACTCGCTCCAGGAGGCTTGGTTGAATCATCCTGTAAAGCGTTTCAAGGCCATGAACATTAGCAATCCGCCGATCAATCGAAGCAACGTTCTCTACCCACCGATGAAATCTCAAGCGCTCCAATCTCAAGCTCCTAAGCTGGAAATTAAACAAGAACCCGTTGAAGct GGCGAGTGTATTGGAAGAAGAACAGATCCATACGAGTTCGATGCGACAGGCGAGGAAAATGGTACGAATGTCGATGGTCTCAGACGACAAAGGGACGATCCATCTAAACCAGGATCTCTATTTACTAGCGAGGGTCTCCAGCCATCTTACAAAGACCTAGATCAGATATTCGACAACTCCGATCCTGATACTTCCAGCGATGAAACG AATCTGAATCAGCTACAGATACAAACGCCACCAGGCTCGAATAAATCTGGTGGATTACACGAAGAAACGAGGGTGGACGGTGCGAACAAGAATAATAATCGAGGAGTCACTGTTCTACGACCAGAAGAACTATCCAAAATGTTTCCAACTCCTCCTTCTCTAGAGCATAATCCTGTTGCCTCGCCTTGCCAGCTAAGTGACCCTCTCATGGACCAGACTGAGCTGCTGATGCCCTCACGACCGCTCAGACATCTGCCTGACATCTATCCCAATATGGGCTCTCCGCAAGAAGAGCCAATTGACGATTGGTCATACGTGTTCAAGCCGGCAGCCATCAGCAAGATGGTTGGTTCTTCCAAATACGCACCCCTCACGAATCTGCCTAGCCAATCTCTGCCATCCATCACACTGCCATCGCACTGCGTGTACAGACCTTCCTGGCAGTGCAATCCTGCTTCCACCAATCAGGCCGACAAACCTCTTCCACCAACCAGGCCCGGATCAgtgcaacagcagcagcagcagcagcaacaacagcagcagcagccgcaacaacaacaacaacaacaacagcagcagcagcagcagcagcaacctTGTCCACAAAGTCCGGCGCCACCTTACCGTTCAAATACTCTGCCCGGTAGACCACCACCACCTCCATATGACCAACCTAGCCCAGCTACATCCACTACTTCTTCGtatcttaataaaaatctcAACAGCATCGAAGCGGATACACCAGGACCCGCTCGCGCGCCCGAATCAAATTCCCTTGTAGTGAATATTCTTCTGGGTGACACTGCACTTAACATCTTCCGCGATCATAACTTCGATAGTTGCAGTCTGTGTGTGTGCAATGCTGGGCCCAAAGTTGTAGGTAATATTAAGGGTGCCGACGCGGGTGTTTACCTCAGCAATTCGTGGGTGAGTTCCGGGCTCTTCCAAGACGACGATCAAATCAGATGTAGTTGCGGTTTTAGCGCTGTGGTGAATCGCCGACTCGCGCATAGAGCGGGTCTGTTCTACGAGGACGAAATGGAGATCACAGGTGTCGCCGAAGACCCGGCGGAGAAGAAAAAAGGTTCACTCACTTCGGTCGCGTGTCCCGGAGCAAAAGCGACCTCGGAGGGCCTCGACACGATACCACCGAATGTTCTCGAGTTACTGCGTGAGCAATGCTTGATTGTTCAAAGTTCTGCCAGCAGTCTATACAGAGCAGCAAGGATATGCGCCACCGTGAAAAGTTATCCGACATTGACGCCAACGGTGAACACTTTGGAGTTTAACGACGGTAACGAGGTGTGCGTTGCCGCGCTCGATCAAGGCAAACTCGATGGTGCGCATAACGAAAGGGCAGCGCGGGTGAACGGCGTGCATCGGTGGGTGTTTCTCAGAGCACGAGGTCCCCAATGCAGCGGCGATATCGTGCGAATGATGAGGTCGCTACAGCCGCTGCTCCAAGACGCAGTGCAGAAGAAGTGTACGACGCGTATGTGGGAGGCACCGTACACTGTCGCCGGACCGCTCACGTGGCGACAATTCCATCGTTTGGCTGGCCGCGGCACCGACGATCGTTGCGAGCCACAACCGATACCTGCTCTAGTCGTCGGATACGATCGCGATTGGCTGTCCTTGTCACCATATGCGGTCTGCTTCTGGGAAAAACTATCGTTAGAACCGTTCGCTGGACCCAGAGATGTCGCTTACGTAGTCGTCGCACCCGACAGCGATTGTATCGTCAGTAGAGTCAAATCGTTCTTCCGAGAACTTTCCTGCACGTATGAG ATTTGTCGATTAGGAAGACATACGCCAATCTCGAAACAACTACGAGATGGAATTTTGCGCGTCGGGAAATCGACCGTGCAGAAACTGGCAAAGCAACCAATAGACGATTGGTTCAAGTTTTTGGGAGAGAATCATATAGGCGAACTGTTAAGATTGTACGCTCAAGTGTGCAATCACCGATTAGCTCCGTATCTGACGCAGGTCATACAAGATCGTAGCTTGTTAGATTCCAGTGATTCTCAACCGGCCAACaaacagcagcaacagcaatcCGCAACAATTCCCGTTCCTGATACGATGCCAGCTACACCCGATGTATTAACGACCAAACCCGAATCTGTTG AAGGGGAGAATCCACGAAGCGAGACTCCCTCCTCGAGCACAGCGACGAATAATCAGAGCACTACTAATACAGCTGGTAATACGACACCGACTTCTCAAACTACAAGCAACACAACGCCGATTACTACAACCACAGGTCCAGACGAGGAGGAGATCGAACCTCCGGCTATCGTTGTCTACTTTGTTGAACCTTTTTCGTTAGGCGGCACCGAGGATCCCGATCGACGACGGCTCGCTATTCTGGCTCTACTCAGAGCTTACTCTACTGCGATCAATAGTATGCCCGAAAATATGAGGTCAAATATTCACGTTCAG ctAATATCCTTGGAAAGCATAATGGAATTGGGTCGAGCTCGAGAAAGGCGAAAAATTCAAGATGAGATGAGAGCTTTGGCTTTGAATGTCTTTTTGCAAGGGCGTAGATTATTGAATCATAATTCTACGGTGAAAAGCCTCACCGGTTTTGGTACTGCCGCCGCTGCGGACCTCTTCCTCAAGAGCAAAGAT GAACGGAACAGGGCGCCTTACCGTCTTTATGCGCCAGCCTTTGTGCTAGCACCGTTACGGGCGAAGAGCGAAGCTCCCGAATCGTTCGGCATGCCAAGACCCGAGGAATGCGCGGTGCTTTATCTGAGTTACTGTTTGAGCGAGGATCAATCTTGGCTATTGGCGGCCGCGACGGATGACAGGGGCGAAATTTTCGAGACCGCTACAATTAACATCGATATACCCAACAGGAAAAGAAGAAAGCGCGCTTCAGCTAGGCGCATCGGTCTTCAAAAGCTTATGGACTTTATACTGGGTGTAATGTCCCAGGgt gtaCAACCTTGGAGACTGGTCGTGGGTCGAGTAGGACGCATTGGACATGGCGAATTGAAAGGATGGAGCTGGTTACTTTCTAGAAAAGCACTTTTGAAAGCTTCGAAGCATCTGAAAGAGATATGCGGACAGTGTAGTCTCTTGTATCCTTCGGCGGCACCTTGCGTGCTCAGCGCATGTTTAGTCTCACTCGAACCGGATTCCACTCTGAGATTAATGGCCGATCAATTCACTCCCGATGAAAGATTCAGTCAGGCGTCTGTAAACTGCCAGTTATCCACACCTCAAGATGTCACGTGTACTCATATACTTGTTTTCCCTACATCCGCTACCACTCAA TCGTCGCAGACCGCATTTCAAGAACAACACAACGTACCCGAGTTAGGAGATGACGAATTGTTTTCCGCTCTAAACGACGACATGCCGGAAGGCATGGAAGGAATGGgtgattttaatgatattttcaaCGTTTGGCCTGAGCCGGGGGCAGGCGGTGGACAAAGTCCAAGCGGAAGTCCACATCGTCCTGAAGGTTCGCCGCATGGAGGAGACGGCGGTGGATCGGGCTTAGGTAATCATGACGGGCCGGGTAGTCCATTTCCGTGCAGCAATACGCCAAGA ATAGCGACGACTGAGCAGGCAGAAGAGGTTGGCACGCTTCTACAACAACCACTCGCTCTACAACCACTCGCTCTTGGTTATCTAGTATCGACTGCGCCAACGGGACGAATGCCACCATGGTTTTGGGCAGCTTGTCCACATCTCGAAAATGTTTGCCCGGTATTCCTGAAGAACGCGTTACACTTGCACAGTCCCGCGATACAACAAAACAGCGACGATTTACTTCAGCAACAAAACGCACCCACTGCTCATCCGTTGGACTCGCAGTACACCACTGACGTGCTTAG GTACGTGTTGGAAGGATACAATGCACTGTCGTGGCTTGCACTGGATGCAAACACCAAGGACCGACTGTCTTGCTTACCAGTGCACGTACAGGCGCTCATGCATCTTTACCATGCAACGGCAGCTCTCGTCTGA